The Ornithinimicrobium sufpigmenti genome includes the window GCTCTGGCGGGGCGTTCGTGGCCGGGACCGACATCAGTCAGTTCCTGGAGTTCGAGGACGGCTCGGACGGGGTGCGGTATGAGGCGCGCGTCGAGGAGATCGTGTCGACGCTGGCTTCCGTCGACGCCGTCACCGTCGCGGCGGTCGAGGGGGCGTGCGTCGGCGGAGGGCTCGCGCTCGCGGCCGCGTGCGACCTGCGGGTCGCCGATGAGTCGGCGGTCTTCGGCGTGCCGATCGCCCGCACCCTGGGCAACTGCCTCTCCGCCGCCAACGTCGATCGCCTGGTTCGGCTCATGGGTCGCGGGACCGCGGGTGAGCTGCTCCTCCTCGGCCGCTTGCTTCCCGCTACCCGCATGCTGGACGTCGGCTTCGTCCAGGAGGTGGCGCCGACGGAGGGTTTCGACGCGATGGTCTCCGAGGTGGTGGGTCGTCTCGCCGCGCACGCCCCGTTGACCCTGTGGGCCTCGCGCGGCATGCTGCGGGCGACCGCGGGCGTGCCGCTGCCCACCAGCGAGGAGCAGATGATCGCTCGGGTCTACGGCAGCGAGGACTTCCGCAGCGGTGTCCAGGCGTTCGTCGACAAGACCCGTCCGGTTTGGCGGGGGGCGTAGTGAGACCATCCCAGGGGGCCTGCGACCGATCCGGTTCTGGCCTCCTGGGGCCATTGACAGCCCGGTCAGGGGCTGCCCATACTGGGCCTGCTCCGCCCGAGTCTTCCACTTGGTGGAAGACTCATACCGCTGTGCAGAAGCTCAGCAATGACCGGGGTCGAGACTCAAGGAGGAGTCCATGGACGACGTCATCCTCGAAAGTGTGCCGCTCACACTGATCGGGTTCGGCGCGGTGATCATCGTGCTGTTCTTCCTGATCGCGCGGTACAAGTGGCACGTCTTCACGGCTCTGCTGCTGCCGATCATCCTGTTCGCGTTCCTGCCCGGGGTGGACCGCGGCGCGTTCGTCGATGCCTTCGTCGCCGGCTTCGGCGGGACGATCGAGGAGATCGCGGTGGTGATCGTCCTCGGCTCGCTGATCGCTGAGATGCTGAAGCGTTCGGGCGGTGTCGAGCGCATCACGGACTCGATGATCAAGCTCGTCGGACGGCAGCGCATGCCGCTGGCGTTGACCTTCGCCGGCTTCATCATCGGCATCGCCATCTTCTCCGACGTGGGTTACGTGATCCTCAACCCGCTGGTCCACGGGGCGGCGATCGCCAGCGGCGCGTCGATGGCCACCATGGCGACCGGGCTCGTCGGTGCGATGCAGACCACCCACGCCATGGTGCCGCCTACCCCGGGTCCGCTCGCGGCGGTCGCGCTGCTCGAGGCCGACCTGGGCAGGGTCATCCTCATCGGCTCCGGGGTCACCTTCGTGGCATCGCTCGCCGGGTGGGGCTACGCCATGCTCATCGGCAGCAAGGTCACCTCTCCGCCGTCGGAGGAGTTCCTCGGCCAGTCGTTCACCGAGCAGGGCAAGAAGCTCCCCCCGATCGGCCTCTCCTACGCGCCCATCATCGTCCCGCTGATCCTGATCGCCGGCGGCAGCTTCGCCAACCTGCTCCTGGACGAGGGCACCTTCGCCCACGAGATCATCACGTTCATCAGCTGGCCCGTCTTCGCCCTCGGCGTGGGCGTCATCATCGCCTACATCCTGTCCATCAAGATGACCGGCAAGGAGGACTCCGAGAACCGACGGGACGCGTGGGTCGAGGAGGCGCTGCGCGGATCGGCCATGATCATCATGGTGACCGGACTGGGTGGCTCGCTGAGCCAGATCCTGCGCGGTACCCCTGCCGTCGACGTCATCGCCGAGGGCGTGGCCGCGACCGGCCTGCCCATCATCTTCCTGCCCTTCGTCCTGGGCATCGTCGGCAACATCATCACCGGCTCGACCACGGTCGGTGTCATCACGGCGGCCTCCATCACCGCACCCCTGCTGGGACAGGTGGACCTGTCGCCCGAGGCAGCGATGCTGGCCGCTGCGTCCGGCTCGATCATCGTCAAGTACGTCAACTCCAGCTATTTCTGGGTCTGCACGTCGCTGTCCAGGATGCCGCTGAAGTCCGCGCTCATCTCCTACGGCGGCGTCACGCTGGTGAACGGCGTCGTGGCCATGGCGTGCGTCGTCATCCTGTGGGCGACCGGCATCGTCTGACCCTTGCGCGCGGTGACCGGGTCGTGGTGTGCTCCAGGTCACAGCGCTGTGACGGAAGGAACGACCATGACCCGGACCCTTGAGCCCACCGCGAGCTCGCAGCCCACCGACCCGCAGTCGCGCGTCGACGCGTGGTTCTCCGCTTTCGAGGAGGCACTCACTTCGGGCGACGTCGAGCGGGCGGCAGAGATGTTCGCGCCCACCTCGTTCTGGCGGGACCTCATCGCCTTCACCTGGAACATCACCACGGTCGAGGACCGCGACGGGGTGAGCGACCTGTTGCGCCACACCCTCGAGGGCACCAAGCCGTCGGGCTTCCGCACCACGGAGCCGCCCGCGGAGGAGGACGGGGTGGTCACGGCCTGGTTCGAGTTCGAGACCGCCGTGGGTCGTGGGCAGGGTCACCTGCGGCTCAAGGACGAGGGGGCCTGGACCTTCCTCACCGCGCTGCAGGAGCTCAAGGGCCACGAGGAGCCGCGCGGGACCCGCCGGCAGATGGGTGCCGAGCACGGCGCGGACAAGGGTCGGCTGACCTGGAAGGAGAAGCGCCAGCAGGAGGCCGAGAGCCTGGGCAGCACCGAGCAGCCCTACGTCCTCGTCGTCGGCGGCGGCCAGGGGGGCATCGCGCTCGGCGCACGTCTGCGGCAGCTGGGTGTCCCGTCGCTGGTGATCGACAAGCACCCGCGGCCGGGGGACCAGTGGCGCAGCCGCTACAAGTCGCTGTGCCTGCACGACCCGGTCTGGTACGACCACCTGCCCTACCTCAAGTTCCCCGACAACTGGCCGGTGTTCGCGCCGAAGGACAAGATCGCCGACTGGCTCGAGTCCTACACCACGGTCATGGAGGTGCCCTACTGGGGCAGCACGGTGGCGACGAGCGCGGCATACCACCAGGAGGCCGGGCAGTGGGTGGTCGAGGTGGAGCGGGAGGGCAAGCCGCTCACCCTGCGACCCCGGCAGCTGGTGCTCGCCACCGGGATGTCGGGCAAGCCGAACGTCCCGGACATCCCGGGTCAGGACGTCTTCCGCGGCGACCAGCACCACTCCTCGGCCCACCCGGGACCGGACGCCTACGCCGGCAAGAAGGTCGTGGTCATCGGCAGCAACAACAGCGCCTTCGACATCTGCGGGGCGCTGTGGGAGCACGACGCGGACGTGACGATGGTGCAGCGCAGCTCCACCCACATCGTCAAGAGCGAGACGCTGATGGACATCGGCCTGGGGGACCTCTACTCCGAGCGCGCCCTCGCCGCGGGGGTCACGACCGAGAAGGCGGACATGACCTTCGCCTCGCTGCCCTACCGGATCATGCACGAGTTCCAGATCCCGCTCTATGAGCAGATGAAGGAGCGCGACAAGGACTTCTACGACCGGATGGAGAAGGCCGGGTTCTGGCTCGACTTCGGCGACGACGAGTCAGGGCTGTTCATGAAGTACCTGCGCCGCGGCTCCGGCTACTACATCGACGTCGGCGCCGCCGAGCTGGTCGCCGACGGCGAGGTCAAGCTCGTGCACGGCCAGGTGGACCACCTCACCGAGGACGCGGTGGTGCTCGAGGACGGCACCGAGCTGCCTGCCGACCTGGTCGTCTACGCCACCGGCTACGGGTCGATGAACGGCTGGGCCGCGGACCTCATCAGCCAGGAGGTCGCCGACAAGGTGGGCAAGGTATGGGGTCTGGGCTCGGACACCACCAAGGACCCGGGCCCGTGGGAGGGCGAGCAGCGCAACATGTGGAAGCCCACCCAGCAGGAGGCGCTGTGGTTCCACGGCGGCAACCTGCACCAGTCCCGGCACTACTCGCTCTACCTGGCGCTGCAGCTCAAGGCGCGGTTCGAGGGGATCGACACGCCGGTCTACCGGCTGCAGGAGGTGCACCACACGGCGTAGGTCGACATCCGCCCGGCGCCGGCTCGCGCGGGGAGGCCGCTCGACGACGACGATGCGTTCGGGATCGTTCGGGATCGATGCCTACCTCCTCCGGCCCTGGTCAGGATGTCGGTCGACGGGGTGCCCCGTCACCACGGCGGATCTCGCGCAGAGGCGGCTCGACCGTGGCTCACCCACATGAGAAGGAAGCACCATGAAGCGCATCGTTCGTACGCTCCTCGTCGGCACGGCCACCGTCGGCATCGCGGTCGGCATGGCCATGCCCTCCAGTGCCGTCACGCTCCTCCCGGGGGGCTGCGACATCATCCTCGGACAGGTCTACTGCCACATCCGCTGACCCACCTCGCACGTCCCGGCACCGGGGCCTGAGCCGCAGGGAGGCTCAGGCCCCGGTGCCCGTGCTGCAGGGGTCGACCCGTCCGGCAGGAGCCAGGTGCCGACGTGCGAGCGACCTGCCGTTACGACGAGGGGCGCAGCGGCAGCAGGACCGTCAGCACGAAGGTGCCGTCCTCCTGAGGCCCCGACTCGAGCCGGCCGCGGAGCAGCTGCACCCGCTCCCGCAGGCCGATGAGCCCGAAGCCGGAGCGCCCGAAGTGGCGCAGGGTGCGCTGGTCGCTCACCTCGGGCAGTGCGCTGGTGATCGTGGTGACGACCTGCTGGTCCTGGACCACGGTCGAGATCGAGACCTCGGAGCGGTCGGCGCCGTGCTTGAGCACGTTGGTCGTGCCCTCACGCAGGACGCGGCGCACGGTGGTGCGCACCCCGTCCGGTATGGCGGACAGGTCGCCGCCGACGTGGGTGGTGACACGGTGGCCGAGCTCTTCGAGCTGGCCCGCGACCTCGGCGATCTCGCCGGCCAGGTCGATGCCGGCGGCCGGCGGGTCGATGTCCCCGCCCTGGCGGGGCTCACGCATGATCTGCAGCAGCAGGCGAAGGTCGTCCAGCGCGGAGCGGGCCGAGTCGCCGATGACGGTGAAGGACTCCCGCTCGTCCGGGTCCTTGGTCCGGATCGCCCCGGCGCTGGCCTGCATGGCGATGACCGTGAGGTCGTGGGCGACGATGTCGTGCAGCTCACGGGCCAGCCCGTCGCGCTGCTCCTTCAGGGCCGCCCTGGTGGAGGTCTCGAAGTCGGCGATCGTGGCGGTGTCCTGCTCGCGCCTGGCCAGCAGGTAGCGCAGCGACAGGCCGATGACGACGGGGACGACCAGGAGGGCCAGGTAGGCGACGACCAGGGCGGTCCCGACGCCGTCGGCGGTCCGCGGCAGCATCAGCGTCCACAGGACCGTGCTCACCAGGGGGATGACGAAGGCGTGGCGGGAGGCGGCGAAGGCGACGAACCCCATCATCACCAGCAGCTCGATGGTGAACGAGCCGGGGTCGGCGCCGGTGAGGAGCAGGAAGGCCTGCAGCAGCAGCGCCGGGATCCAGGCGCGGCTGGGGGCGAAGGCCACGGTGGCCCAGAGGAAGACGTCCAGGACGCACAGGGCCAGCTCGGCCTCGACCGTCCCGAACCCGTCGGGGCCCTGGTTGGTGACCCGCCAGGCGGTGACGCCGTTGCCGACGAGGGCGATCGCGAGGATGACGAGACGAAGGGCCTGCGGGAGCCGTCTGGCTCGCCACAGGCCCTCGGGAAGGCTCGTCGTCGACCTCAGCAGAACCACGGGAAGATGTTACAGACTCCCGGGACGCGGAACATGGGATCCATGATGTCGACGAGGAGGGCGACGAGTGCGGGGAACGAGAGCATGAGATCTCCTGTGATCTGCGCTAACGGTCAGCCGGTGCGTGACCTGGTGCCACCATCCTGGCCCCGCCCGGAGGGTCGCCGCCTCCACCTTCTGTCGCCCGCTGCATGAGACAAAAGTCGTATGTGTACCATGCAGCCTCATGGGGGAGGCACCCGCGAAGATGCGACTGCTCCTGGTCGACGACCAGCAGCTCATGCTCCAGGCGCTGCGCGTCTTCATCGAGAACGAGGACGACCTGGAGGTCGTGGGAGAGGCCTCCGACGGGATCGTCGCGATCCAGCAGGCCCGGGCGCTGCAGCCCGACGTCGTGGTGATGGACCTGCAGATGCCGCGCATGGACGGCGTCGAGGCCACCCGCCAGCTGCTGGAGACCGTGCCGGACGTCAAGGTCGTCGCCGTCACGGCGTTCTACTCCCAGGAGTACGTCATCCCGGCGCTCAAGGCCGGCGCCAGCGGCTACCTCGTCAAGGACTCCAGCCCGGCCGACATCATCGCCGGGATCCGTGCGGCGGTGGCCGGTGAGTTCGTCGTCTCCCCCCAGGTGACCGAGATCCTCGTGCGCAGCGTCGTGGACCACCCCGAGGCCGACCTGCGCGAGACCTCCTCGGCGGAGGAGCTCGGCCTCACCGACCGGGAGATGGACGTCGTCCGGCTGCTGTGCGAGGGCTGCTCCAACCGCGAGATCGCCCAGCAGCTGCACCTGGCCGAGCCGACCGTGAAGTCGCACATCGGGCGCATCATGGCCAAGCTGGGCGTCCGCGACCGGGTGCAGATCGTGATCGCGGCCTACCGGCTGGGGCTCGCCGAGCTGTAGCGCCGGGTCAGCGGCGCTCGAGCCGCTCGATCCGGTCCTCGAGGGCCACGAGGCGTGAGCGCATCTCGGGGGAGGCGTCGGGGTCGTCACCGCGGGTCAGGCGGACCAGCTGGACCACGCCGGCGACGACGATCGCGACGAGGACGATCCAGGCGTACCAGGGGATGTATTCCATCGGGGTGTCCTTTCGGCAGCGCCGGCACGGAGAGGGCGCAGGGGTTGTGCGGCTACCCGTCGGGTGGCGGGCGACTCTTCACCAGTTCCCATTGAGGCACGCCCACGAGCGCGACGGATCATCCGAAGGTCGCTGATCGAGGGGTCCTTTGGTGGGGGTCCTCCTCGTCCCGAAGCCGCACGGCCGGGCCGTCCAAGGTCTCCCCGGCGGGAGACGAGCGGTGGATGCCCGGGACCGGCCGGGTCCACCACGCTCAGGGGGTCGGTGCCAACGCCGGCATCCATCCAATGAAGGAGAAGCACATGTCCGCTCCCACCCTCACCACCACCATCGAGCTGCCGGACCTCGACTTCGACGGGCTGGAGGTGATGTCGGTCCGTGAGGCCGTCGCAGTGCCGGAGACCGGTGCGACGAGCGGTTCCAGCTCCTGCACCTCGACGTCCTGCTGCGGTTCCAGCTCCTGCTGCTCCTCGGGGTCCTGCGGCTGACGACGCCCGCTCCGCCCGGCCGGGGCGTTCGTCAGGACGCCCCGGCACGAGACCCACCACAGACCCACCACAGACCAAGGAAGGAACCCGTCATGACCGCGATCCGCGCGACGAACGTGACCAAGTCCTACGCCGAGCGCCAGGTGCTGCGCGGCGTCGATCTCGCCGTGCCCGACGGCGCGATCATCGCGCTGCTGGGCCCCAACGGCGCCGGCAAGACGTCCCTCGTCGAGATCCTCGAGGGGCACCGCCGTCGTGACGGAGGCGAGCTGCAGGTGCTGGGGTACGACCCCGGCAGCCGCTCGGACTTCCGCCGGCTGCGCCGACAGATCGGCGTGGTGCTGCAGCAGACCATGCTCGAGCCCGGCCTGCGCGTGCAGGAACTGCTCCGCCGACAGGCCGCCTACTACCACCAGCCGCTGGACTGCCCTGCGCTGATCTCCCTGCTCGGCCTGGACGACCACGCCACCAGCCCGGTGCGCGTGCTCAGCGGGGGCCTGCGCCGCCGGCTCGACATCGCCCTGGCGCTCGTCGGTCGCCCGCGGGTGCTCTTCCTCGACGAGCCGACGACAGGGTTGGACCCGCTCTCCCGCCGCAGCATCCGCCAGCTCGTCCGCGACGTGCGCAGCGAGGGCACCACGGTGGTGCTCACCAGCCACGACCTGGAGGAGGTCCAGGAGCTCGCCGACACGGTGCACGTGCTGCACGGCGGGGTCTTCGTCTCCGAGGGCTCGCCCGACGAGCTCATCTCGGCCAACGGCGGCCTGGTCCGGGTGGAGTTCGCCCTCAGCACCGGCGACCCGGCGCGGCTGCCCGCCGGCGCGACCCTCGTCGGCGACACCGTCCACTACGAGGTCGGCGACCAGGCGGTGCTGCTCGCCCAGCTCGGCGTCTGGGCCCAGCAGCAGGACGTCCCGCTGGGCCAGCTGCGCATCACCCAGCCCACCCTGCACGACGCCTACGCGGCGCTCGTGACCTCCTCCAGCACCTCCTCGAGCACCACCTCGAGCACCACCGCCACCACGGGAGTGAAGTGAGATGACGACCGCACCCGACCACCTCGACCACCTCGACCTGTCCGCCCCGGTGGACCGCGACCGGCGACCGCCCCTCTGGGCGCCGTTCGCGCGGCATACCGAGCTGGACCTCAAGGACTTCTGGCGCTCGCCGATCCAGCTCGCGTTCATCGTCGCCATGCCGGTGATGTTCTACGTGATCTTCGGCTTCGCCTTCCGCGAGGCAGCCGGGGCGCAGGTCGTCGCCGGCGAGCACACGCTCACCCAGGGCAACCGCAGCTTCGCCGGTGTCCTGGCGTTCGGCCTGCTGTCGGTCGTCTTCGCCAATGTGGCGATCTCGCTGGCGGTCAAGCGCCACCACGGGCTGTTCAAGCGGTTCCGCACGACGCCGGTCTCCCCGCTGTCGGTGATGGGCGGCTACCTGGCCAACATCTTCGTCAGCCTGATGCTGGTCGTCGGCGTGCTGACCCTCATCGGGGTCACCTTCCTGGGCGTGAGCCTGCCCGCCGAGCGGATCCCTGCCCTCCTGCTGATCGTCGTTCTCGGCTTCCTCTGCATCGCGCCGCTGGGGGTGGCCTTCTCCCTGGTCCCGCCGAACGCCGACTCGGCCGTGCCGCTCGTCAACGCCGTCTTCTTCCCCGTCGCCTTCCTCTCGGGTGCGTTCATGGCCATGCCGTTCCCAGGGGCGATCCAGGCGGTCGTCGACCTGCTCCCCGGCACGCCGCTGGTCCAGCTGCTCACCGGCAGCGTCGCCAGCACCGGCCCCGTGTGGGACGTCCCCGCACTGCTGCTGCTGGCCGCCTGGGGCGTCGTGGGCGTCATCGCCTCGGTCCTGTGGTTCTCCTGGGCCTCCGAGTCCGAGCCCCGCGGCTTCTCCCGCGGCCGTGGCAGCGAGGACGCATGAGCACCACCGCCCGGGACCCCTTCGTGCCGGGGTCTCCCTGCACGGACAACGACCGGATCCGCACCGCGCTGACCCCCGTCTGGGTCTCCCGCGTGAACCTCTTCCCCTACCTGTCGCTGTCCGACTCGGACCGGGTCGCCGCCGACGAGGAGGCCCTGGAGCAGCTGGCCGCGCTGGAGCGGCTGCGGGCAGGGCTGGCCGAGGAGGTCGACGCCGAGCTCACCGAGCTGGTCGACCTGGACCGGGAGCGGGCCAGCCGCGACTGGCTGCCCCTGCGGCGGGCCGCCCGCGCCGGCCGCCGGCCCAAGGACCGTCAGGTCCACGACCCGGACCTGCGGCAGCGGCCCTCGCTCGGGCACTGGCTGGCGAGCTGGCAGCGGCAGGACGCCGTCCTGGTCGACCTGGACGGCTCCTTCGACGCGGCGGTCGCCCGCGAACGTCTGGTCGTGACCGCCTGGGCGCAGGACGAGGACGTCCAGCGCAGCACGGTGATGACCAGCCGGTCCCTCTTCCGGGCGGTCCAGTCACGGGCCGGGGCGGTGGACGGCCTGACCAAGCGGCAGCGCAAGTCCGAGTCCTCGCTGGTCACCTACGTCGGGCGCTCGACCAGCAAGGTCAGCCCGTTCTCCCGCTACACCGGCACCGCCTTCCACCAGCTCGGTGAGGCTGCGGGCGC containing:
- a CDS encoding enoyl-CoA hydratase, whose protein sequence is MTQLTTNVDGPVLTVTFDRPEARNAMTWAMYEELLQTCGRVNADESLRVLLLRGSGGAFVAGTDISQFLEFEDGSDGVRYEARVEEIVSTLASVDAVTVAAVEGACVGGGLALAAACDLRVADESAVFGVPIARTLGNCLSAANVDRLVRLMGRGTAGELLLLGRLLPATRMLDVGFVQEVAPTEGFDAMVSEVVGRLAAHAPLTLWASRGMLRATAGVPLPTSEEQMIARVYGSEDFRSGVQAFVDKTRPVWRGA
- a CDS encoding GntP family permease, with the translated sequence MDDVILESVPLTLIGFGAVIIVLFFLIARYKWHVFTALLLPIILFAFLPGVDRGAFVDAFVAGFGGTIEEIAVVIVLGSLIAEMLKRSGGVERITDSMIKLVGRQRMPLALTFAGFIIGIAIFSDVGYVILNPLVHGAAIASGASMATMATGLVGAMQTTHAMVPPTPGPLAAVALLEADLGRVILIGSGVTFVASLAGWGYAMLIGSKVTSPPSEEFLGQSFTEQGKKLPPIGLSYAPIIVPLILIAGGSFANLLLDEGTFAHEIITFISWPVFALGVGVIIAYILSIKMTGKEDSENRRDAWVEEALRGSAMIIMVTGLGGSLSQILRGTPAVDVIAEGVAATGLPIIFLPFVLGIVGNIITGSTTVGVITAASITAPLLGQVDLSPEAAMLAAASGSIIVKYVNSSYFWVCTSLSRMPLKSALISYGGVTLVNGVVAMACVVILWATGIV
- a CDS encoding sensor histidine kinase, with the protein product MVLLRSTTSLPEGLWRARRLPQALRLVILAIALVGNGVTAWRVTNQGPDGFGTVEAELALCVLDVFLWATVAFAPSRAWIPALLLQAFLLLTGADPGSFTIELLVMMGFVAFAASRHAFVIPLVSTVLWTLMLPRTADGVGTALVVAYLALLVVPVVIGLSLRYLLARREQDTATIADFETSTRAALKEQRDGLARELHDIVAHDLTVIAMQASAGAIRTKDPDERESFTVIGDSARSALDDLRLLLQIMREPRQGGDIDPPAAGIDLAGEIAEVAGQLEELGHRVTTHVGGDLSAIPDGVRTTVRRVLREGTTNVLKHGADRSEVSISTVVQDQQVVTTITSALPEVSDQRTLRHFGRSGFGLIGLRERVQLLRGRLESGPQEDGTFVLTVLLPLRPSS
- a CDS encoding response regulator, encoding MGEAPAKMRLLLVDDQQLMLQALRVFIENEDDLEVVGEASDGIVAIQQARALQPDVVVMDLQMPRMDGVEATRQLLETVPDVKVVAVTAFYSQEYVIPALKAGASGYLVKDSSPADIIAGIRAAVAGEFVVSPQVTEILVRSVVDHPEADLRETSSAEELGLTDREMDVVRLLCEGCSNREIAQQLHLAEPTVKSHIGRIMAKLGVRDRVQIVIAAYRLGLAEL
- a CDS encoding ABC transporter ATP-binding protein: MTAIRATNVTKSYAERQVLRGVDLAVPDGAIIALLGPNGAGKTSLVEILEGHRRRDGGELQVLGYDPGSRSDFRRLRRQIGVVLQQTMLEPGLRVQELLRRQAAYYHQPLDCPALISLLGLDDHATSPVRVLSGGLRRRLDIALALVGRPRVLFLDEPTTGLDPLSRRSIRQLVRDVRSEGTTVVLTSHDLEEVQELADTVHVLHGGVFVSEGSPDELISANGGLVRVEFALSTGDPARLPAGATLVGDTVHYEVGDQAVLLAQLGVWAQQQDVPLGQLRITQPTLHDAYAALVTSSSTSSSTTSSTTATTGVK
- a CDS encoding thiazolylpeptide-type bacteriocin; translation: MSAPTLTTTIELPDLDFDGLEVMSVREAVAVPETGATSGSSSCTSTSCCGSSSCCSSGSCG
- a CDS encoding ABC transporter permease is translated as MTTAPDHLDHLDLSAPVDRDRRPPLWAPFARHTELDLKDFWRSPIQLAFIVAMPVMFYVIFGFAFREAAGAQVVAGEHTLTQGNRSFAGVLAFGLLSVVFANVAISLAVKRHHGLFKRFRTTPVSPLSVMGGYLANIFVSLMLVVGVLTLIGVTFLGVSLPAERIPALLLIVVLGFLCIAPLGVAFSLVPPNADSAVPLVNAVFFPVAFLSGAFMAMPFPGAIQAVVDLLPGTPLVQLLTGSVASTGPVWDVPALLLLAAWGVVGVIASVLWFSWASESEPRGFSRGRGSEDA
- a CDS encoding NAD(P)/FAD-dependent oxidoreductase yields the protein MTRTLEPTASSQPTDPQSRVDAWFSAFEEALTSGDVERAAEMFAPTSFWRDLIAFTWNITTVEDRDGVSDLLRHTLEGTKPSGFRTTEPPAEEDGVVTAWFEFETAVGRGQGHLRLKDEGAWTFLTALQELKGHEEPRGTRRQMGAEHGADKGRLTWKEKRQQEAESLGSTEQPYVLVVGGGQGGIALGARLRQLGVPSLVIDKHPRPGDQWRSRYKSLCLHDPVWYDHLPYLKFPDNWPVFAPKDKIADWLESYTTVMEVPYWGSTVATSAAYHQEAGQWVVEVEREGKPLTLRPRQLVLATGMSGKPNVPDIPGQDVFRGDQHHSSAHPGPDAYAGKKVVVIGSNNSAFDICGALWEHDADVTMVQRSSTHIVKSETLMDIGLGDLYSERALAAGVTTEKADMTFASLPYRIMHEFQIPLYEQMKERDKDFYDRMEKAGFWLDFGDDESGLFMKYLRRGSGYYIDVGAAELVADGEVKLVHGQVDHLTEDAVVLEDGTELPADLVVYATGYGSMNGWAADLISQEVADKVGKVWGLGSDTTKDPGPWEGEQRNMWKPTQQEALWFHGGNLHQSRHYSLYLALQLKARFEGIDTPVYRLQEVHHTA